Proteins encoded together in one Coregonus clupeaformis isolate EN_2021a chromosome 30, ASM2061545v1, whole genome shotgun sequence window:
- the LOC121546124 gene encoding ragulator complex protein LAMTOR5-like produces MESTLEQHLDDTMKNPAIVGVLCTDQQGHILGCRGSLSDEHGGVVSVLVRQAAALTRDPTDSPTVCLEADSGNILVRTHGTITVAVHKMAS; encoded by the exons ATGGAATCGACTCTCGAGCAACATCTGGATGATAC CATGAAGAATCCAGCCATTGTCGGAGTTCTCTGCACGGACCAACAAGGACATATTCTAGGCT GTCGTGGCTCTCTGTCTGATGAGCacgggggagtggtgtctgtactGGTCAGACAGGCAGCCGCTCTCACCAGAGACCCTACAGACAGCCCCACAGTGTGCCTGGAGGCAGACTCAGG gaATATCCTTGTGAGAACGCATGGAACCATCACAGTAGCTGTTCACAAGATGGCGTCATGA